One part of the Sporohalobacter salinus genome encodes these proteins:
- a CDS encoding HD-GYP domain-containing protein, whose product MISKNLNIHDVIEILITTLNVRDNYTFQHSWRVAELATMIAQEMNLTNEVVERVHQAAHLHDIGKIGVSDNILNKPGKLTEDEVKEMQKHPTIGYNILKKVSMFKSISTIVLYHHERYDGLGYPEGLKGEEIPLESRIITVADAFDAITSNRSYRQAQSYDYAYDEINDHVNEQFCPVVVKYFNKVFDLISSFLEKNEIEIKDNSISNYRIENINHNELIHSKKVGNNN is encoded by the coding sequence ATGATTTCTAAAAATTTAAATATACATGATGTAATTGAAATTTTAATAACTACTTTGAATGTCAGAGATAATTATACCTTTCAACATTCTTGGAGAGTAGCTGAATTAGCTACAATGATTGCTCAAGAGATGAATTTAACTAATGAAGTAGTTGAACGAGTTCATCAGGCAGCTCATTTACATGATATCGGTAAAATTGGTGTTTCAGATAATATATTAAATAAACCTGGGAAATTAACTGAAGATGAGGTAAAAGAAATGCAAAAGCATCCAACTATTGGCTATAATATATTGAAAAAAGTGTCAATGTTTAAATCGATATCTACTATTGTTCTGTATCATCATGAACGATATGATGGATTAGGTTATCCTGAAGGATTAAAGGGGGAAGAAATTCCACTTGAATCTAGAATAATTACAGTAGCAGATGCTTTTGATGCTATAACATCTAATAGGAGTTATCGTCAAGCTCAAAGTTATGATTATGCATATGATGAGATAAATGATCATGTTAATGAACAATTTTGTCCTGTGGTAGTAAAATATTTTAATAAAGTTTTTGATTTAATATCTAGTTTTTTAGAAAAAAATGAAATAGAGATAAAAGATAATTCTATCTCTAATTATAGAATAGAAAATATTAATCATAATGAGTTAATCCATTCAAAAAAGGTTGGAAATAATAATTAA
- a CDS encoding metal-sensitive transcriptional regulator gives MELSQESKIGNSYSEHSDELITRLKRIEGQVRGIQRMIDEEKYCVDVLTQIAAVKAALNKVGMTVLRNHTHGCVKQAVAESENGEEIIDELMDVISKFAN, from the coding sequence ATTGAGTTGAGCCAGGAATCAAAGATAGGGAATTCATATAGTGAACACAGTGATGAGTTGATTACTAGATTAAAAAGAATAGAAGGACAGGTACGAGGGATTCAACGAATGATTGATGAAGAGAAGTATTGTGTGGATGTTTTAACCCAGATTGCTGCTGTTAAAGCTGCTTTAAATAAAGTAGGAATGACAGTTTTACGGAATCATACCCATGGTTGTGTAAAACAGGCAGTAGCTGAAAGTGAAAATGGAGAGGAAATCATTGATGAGTTAATGGATGTTATTTCTAAATTTGCTAACTAA
- a CDS encoding SoxR reducing system RseC family protein, translating into MREYAKVIEVNDNLATVRIQRHGSCDKCGKCGESNDIEVEAKNSIGAKEGDLVTIELRDSNVLGAALVVYLLPLINLFIGYFIGQWFSGNYGFGNSDLIGALSGISFLIISLFFARKYGEINNSKGKYQPEIKRTVDPTSENLT; encoded by the coding sequence ATGCGGGAATATGCAAAGGTAATTGAAGTTAATGATAATTTGGCTACTGTTAGGATTCAGCGTCATGGTAGCTGTGATAAATGTGGAAAGTGTGGAGAATCTAATGATATAGAGGTAGAGGCTAAGAATTCTATTGGAGCTAAAGAAGGAGATTTAGTAACTATTGAATTAAGAGATAGTAATGTATTAGGAGCTGCTTTAGTAGTTTATCTTTTGCCTTTGATTAATTTATTTATTGGTTATTTTATAGGGCAGTGGTTTAGTGGAAATTATGGATTTGGAAATAGTGATCTAATAGGGGCTTTATCTGGAATTTCATTTTTAATTATATCTTTATTTTTTGCTCGTAAATATGGGGAGATTAATAATTCTAAAGGAAAGTATCAACCTGAAATTAAAAGAACTGTTGATCCTACATCGGAAAACTTAACTTAA
- the hydG gene encoding [FeFe] hydrogenase H-cluster radical SAM maturase HydG, whose amino-acid sequence MATKDFIDDEKLEEILNDAEPTEAEIERIIEKSLNKQRLSLEETATLLQAEKPEWIEKIYDGARKIKEKIYGDRVVLFAPLYIGNKCINDCTYCGFKKSNEDAERHTLSEKEIRQQIKAMESQGQKRSILVYGSHPDYDADFMADTVKTVYDTTEDNGEIRRVNINAKPLDVEGYKKLKEVGIGTYQIFQETYHHETYQKVHPSGPKSDFEWRLTGLDRAMEAGIDDLGIGVLFGLYDWKYEVLGLLEHAIHFEDKFGVGPHTVSFPRIKDASNIDISDEYEVDDEEFKRLVAILRLAIPYTGMILTAREDAELRDEVMQFGISQIDAGTRIEMEGYTHADEEQELDKEQFEIGDTRSLEEVMYELVRDGYVPSFCTACYRLGRTGEHFMEFAKPGFIKRYCTPNALLTFKEYLEDYASQRIKDEGKKLIQQQIANIENEDIKTELIEKLERVKDGERDLYF is encoded by the coding sequence GTGGCTACTAAAGATTTTATTGATGATGAAAAATTAGAGGAAATTTTAAATGATGCAGAACCAACAGAGGCTGAAATTGAAAGGATTATTGAAAAGTCATTGAATAAACAGAGATTAAGTTTAGAAGAGACAGCAACTTTATTACAGGCTGAAAAGCCGGAATGGATTGAGAAAATATATGATGGCGCAAGAAAAATAAAGGAAAAGATTTATGGTGATCGTGTAGTATTATTTGCTCCTTTATATATTGGGAATAAATGTATTAATGATTGTACCTATTGTGGTTTTAAAAAATCTAATGAAGATGCTGAACGTCATACTCTAAGTGAAAAAGAAATTAGACAACAGATTAAAGCTATGGAAAGCCAAGGTCAAAAAAGATCGATTTTAGTTTATGGTTCTCATCCAGATTATGATGCTGATTTTATGGCTGATACAGTTAAGACTGTTTATGATACTACAGAAGATAATGGGGAGATTAGACGAGTTAATATTAATGCTAAACCGTTAGACGTAGAAGGGTATAAGAAATTAAAAGAAGTAGGAATTGGAACTTATCAAATTTTTCAAGAAACATATCATCACGAAACTTATCAAAAAGTACATCCTAGTGGGCCTAAATCAGATTTTGAATGGCGTTTAACAGGCTTAGACCGGGCGATGGAAGCTGGCATTGATGATTTAGGAATTGGAGTTTTATTTGGGTTATACGATTGGAAGTATGAAGTTTTAGGTCTATTAGAGCATGCAATTCATTTCGAAGATAAATTTGGTGTTGGACCTCATACAGTTTCTTTTCCTCGCATTAAAGATGCAAGTAATATTGACATTAGTGATGAATATGAAGTTGATGATGAAGAGTTTAAACGTTTAGTAGCTATTTTGAGATTAGCTATACCATATACTGGTATGATTTTGACAGCACGTGAAGATGCAGAATTGAGAGATGAAGTAATGCAGTTTGGAATTTCTCAAATTGATGCGGGAACAAGAATTGAGATGGAAGGTTATACACATGCAGATGAAGAACAAGAATTAGATAAGGAACAATTTGAAATTGGAGATACCCGTTCTTTAGAGGAAGTTATGTATGAGTTAGTAAGAGATGGCTACGTGCCTTCATTTTGTACTGCTTGTTATCGTTTAGGAAGAACAGGAGAACATTTTATGGAGTTTGCTAAACCAGGATTTATTAAGCGCTATTGTACTCCTAATGCTCTCTTAACTTTTAAGGAGTATTTAGAGGATTACGCTTCTCAGCGAATTAAGGATGAGGGTAAAAAATTAATTCAACAACAAATTGCTAATATTGAAAATGAAGATATTAAAACAGAATTAATTGAGAAATTGGAGCGAGTAAAAGATGGCGAACGAGACTTATATTTTTAA